One genomic region from Cydia strobilella chromosome 27, ilCydStro3.1, whole genome shotgun sequence encodes:
- the LOC134753485 gene encoding NADH dehydrogenase [ubiquinone] 1 alpha subcomplex assembly factor 3 produces the protein MFPSIASCVRTASKRTTPLLSFVRTHKAAYEGEGKTTVRVLNQEQDLGLMIDAYATYGFRLNNGITVLGPLAIFPRTILSWQVPHSDAITTESLRLFKMLDPKMDLIVIGIESKERSTITKVFMAAKQAGLTAEILPVEHACATFNFLNAEGRTVAAALIPPLNVEPNENDMLQSQLHYKNLYKQDLSG, from the exons ATGTTTCCGAGCATAGCTAGCTGTGTTAGAACAGCATCTAAGCGAACTACGCCATTATTGAG TTTTGTCCGGACACACAAAGCAGCGTATGAAGGGGAGGGCAAAACCACAGTGCGAGTGCTGAACCAGGAACAAGATCTGGGGCTGATGATCGACGCTTACGCCACG TATGGGTTCCGGTTAAACAATGGTATCACAGTCCTGGGTCCGCTGGCCATCTTCCCCCGCACCATCCTATCATGGCAGGTGCCACACTCCGACGCCATCACAACGGAGTCTCTGAGGCTCTTCAAAATGCTAGACCCTAAAATGGATCTCATT GTTATCGGCATCGAGAGTAAGGAGCGCAGCACAATAACGAAGGTATTCATGGCGGCCAAACAGGCGGGACTTACCGCAGAGATACTTCCCGTAGAGCATGCGTGTGCCACGTTCAACTTTCTCAACGCTGAGGGACG CACGGTGGCCGCGGCGCTGATCCCTCCTCTGAACGTGGAACCCAACGAGAACGACATGCTGCAGTCACAGCTACACTACAAGAACTTGTACAAACAGGACCTCTCCGGCTGA